TCTCAATCAATTCCAAAGATATATCACTAGAAGAAAACACAGGCCAATGTCCTAACTTAATGCGAGAAAGAACAGACTGCTTGACATTGGACACACGAAACCTCAAAGAATACTTGGAGTCGTGATAAAAACCATCAGTTATTCGAAAACTAGAATACTCTTGTCTTAAATTCAAAACATGTAAAACAAGTTCAGAAGCATCACGGTGGTGATTCGAAGCCCAACTATTCCGTTCAACTTCGACAAAATAAGGCTGTTCATCAATACCTACTAACTCTGTTGGCTGAGCATCACTGGATGATGCTTTCCTCTGATTCTTCAATTCAGCAGAAGCAGCAGCATTGTTTTGTATAATTAACCCACCCGAGCGGTGAGGACGGGCTTGCTTCCTTCTACCCATCACTCCAACCAACCAACCAAACTAATATAGAAACAACCAATTCATGAAATTGTAATCACAGAAAAGCAAAACACAAAGTTcgataaataaaactttaaaacttACTGAATTGTCGTTGTTTCCTTTAAACAGATTCAGTAGTAGCCATACACAATCTGAATCTTATGAACCACAACATTAATCAATCAACCTGTAATATTTAAGGCATACGTCTCCcgctcctctcctctcctctctctttttacTCGAATCAAAAAACAGAGTCAGAGAGAGAGGCCAAGCCTTCCCTTGCCTTGCCTTGCCTTGCCTTCTGTTCTTTCTCGAGATAAATCATCACGCGcgagtttatttatatatatagacactaGCCGACATGTCGTTTAGAAAAGTCAGTAACTTTGCAAACTTACTTTTCTACCCATCAATAAAAGAACACTAGTCACTGTACTACTAGCCGTTTCCTTTCTTGCTTTGTCTTTTTTTGGCAAATTGTAAAACAAATACGAGGATGTACGGATTATTTAGGAAAGTGGTATAGATTATGTTTTAccgtgttttttattttaaaatatattaaaatgatttttattttattttattttttaaattttatttttaatattaatattttaaaataataaaaaaattaatttttaaaaaaaattcaaatttaatctaATGATGTTTTGATGGCCCCGTAATCTCTTCTTATGACAGCCTATATATATGAGGCGATGAATCAAATACCCAtggaaaaaattttataaatactattactcttctaattttttcagtGGAGTCTCGTCCTTCCTTCCGTTTAATTACATTAGGTTTcattggaaaaaaatttaacaaaagcattaataaaatattgtagccataaacacttttgaaatagtaaaattatatttttatttttccaaatgaTATATCACTCATTGCAAAATTGAGTGGGGAAAAATTGACTAGGACACCTTTTTTTATCactgtaaaataaatatttttttctttaaaaacacaaaaaaaaaaaaaaaatgtttatgctTTCGACGAAGACTTTTTAGTCTTTTCAAAACAAGTTGCACAGTTAAATTATGGTCCTATCtttgggagagaaaaaaataatcatgcacGGAGgggcttttcttcttttccattttttaaacTGTTAAATGATAGAATTACCTTTGGAAtctcgggaaaaaaaaacagttgatTTCAAgagtattttagttattttattctatttgttttgtatCTAAATTTGATTGGGGATTATTTGATCatttttagtaattaaatattattaaaaaaatatgttgaagcGTGTAATGCATGTGTCAGTATGTGACGACCCCACCATTCAGTTAccaaaatcttttctttttatggctaTAATGAagctattttctttcttttctctgtttttttgtgCCCTTGAAATTCACGTCAATCATTCCAAAAAACAATTGTATCttccattttgtaattttatcgattttagctttttttcttttgattgctattaattttgattttcattattttttaagtttaacttcttctttttttcaattttttccttaggcattttgtttcatttaatgtttttattcaatttgatccttctaCTTTTAATTACTctatttctgtgtttttttattattattatacaatttcatcccttaccattttatagcatttttgtttttaatccaattttgatccttattattttgattgatgtattcttattattttcttgatttattttttttatttcatccctcaacattttatttcatttaattttttatttaattttggtcatcattctttcgattaccttttttattatcattttcttagtttttttttttcaatttactattTTTGGCTCGCATTGTTTgggttttaaattgttttacgGTAGAatattttactttgttattGCCTTCCAACAGGGCAATCCTGACCTCATAATCGAACCTAATTtaagttcagttttttttttttgagtcttttattgaatttttctttttcaaaactcGTCATTTGACATATGATTATTAGACCCTTTAGCTTCATTATTtgtttcacttttctttttgttgaattaTCTTGGTCTTATATCCAAGTAACAGATTAGTCAAGTTAACAATGgttaacttagattttttttttcctcaatgtttttttttatgaaattatttttttatacaatttcatcatttggtgTTAAATTATTGGCTCCTAAGCtacgcaaaaaaaaattttatttttttatattgggttaTCTCGAGTAtaggttagtcaagttaacccaaattagcttgtatttttatctctatgttttttttatttaaattccgtttttttatccttattttggaagtctaattttttttttttatcttgatcttaTATCATGAATGGCGAGTTAGTCTACTTAAACTGggttgatttggtttttttatgactttttctttataatttcatcattttacattaaattatttttcattaagctttgttatttttttacttttcattctATTTGGTTATTTGAATGACAAGTTAGTaaagttaacccaagttaatttacattttatttctcaatatttttttatttaactttggtctcttttttttctgttctttgttttgaaagtcttttttttttttttattctaaactcATGTCGCAGGTGGTAGGCTAATTGAGTTAACCtggattgattaaaaaaatattcctcaattttttatgacttctattttatttttttgttttcatcattttgcataAAGTTATTTTCCCTTCagctttgctatttttttttccctcttttctttatGTTTGGTTATTCTAATAACAAGTTAGTAAAGTTAACCCAGGttagctttagtttttttaatgtttttttttttttgttgaactttgatttttttaactaggCCCTTcttttgaaactcttttttattctgATTTTATATCGTGAGTAGTGAATTCGTCaaattaacccgagttaactcaagtgttttttcttcaatgttatatatttttttttttttattttcatctttgatattaagttattatgcattgagctttataatttctttttgctttcctttttgcAAGCTGTTTCAATCTCATATTTAGgttgtgtttttaataaatttaacctAGGTTGTCTtggattatttttgtttgaatattatttttaaatattgaaaaaaatttaaccgaCTCGTAGCGTAGTGCGAACCATCTATTTAGTTGAAGCTAGAATAAATGCTATTAAACTTGACTCAATAACCCAATGAATCATCTTGAGACTTGGTTGATTTAGAATTGGATTTGAATCGAATTAAAAAAAGtaggtgaaaaatactttaattaagCTTAGATAATCtgataaattatttaacttttaaattattttacaaaacattatattttaaaattttttataaaaatattcttgaaacaATTTCGTTTTGAATTTATCCTATTTAATCCTTGACACAATTCTTGAACCCGATGAGGTACGAGGGtaggtttaatattttttggccagaatttgaataaaatactattttaataaaatgcaatataaaaagtacattaaaaaaaaaaaaatcaagcaaaatacGACTCTATTTCTCTCTGCCTCCTCCAACCCTTGTAACTTGTGAAACTACCATAGGTAGCCAAAACTACTTGTCCATTAAGACCGGGAACGACGACCCCTCGCCTGAACAGCCGCCATCACCTTCACAAAACCCTATCTGAACAGAAGCAGCCAACGGGTACAACgccaacattttaaaatattaatttgagttgTATTAATACCCAATTAACAATCAGAAGAAgcagtaattaattaatttaagcaGTAAGAGGAAGATGAAAGGAGGAAGGAAGAATATGAAGAGAGCAGCAGTAGCAGAGGAACACAATTTAAGTCTTGAAGATGGGCAAAGCATCATGCAAGTTGTTTCTCTCAGGGGTTCCAATCTTATTGAGGTATGGTTTTCTTAGAACTGTAATGAGGAGCCCTCATAACACCGGAGTAATTTTTCAGGCAAAATCTATAATGCCTGTTAAAAGTTGAGCAAATCTGAATACTTAAACAAAATTAGTATTAGGGTTTCCAACTTTATTAACCTTTTTAATTAAGCATTAATTCCTGATGTAAAGATTTTAGGTTTTTGTCAAACTATGTACCTTGATTTcacaatggatttttttttttttttgagatttttagaCTGTTAACTATATAGACTTTTTAAATGCGAACCCTGTGTGTTCACAGCTTGTTGAAATTGTTTTTGGCGTAGCTAAGCTAACAACAACCAAAACTATTTATGTAATTTAGCTTAGTTTACTTAACCTTCTTCTCCCTTGCCTCTTTTAGACAATTAAATGGGCTTTTGCCACGCTCTTGCATTGCCAAGCCATCTCTGTAGCGGCCATTGCTGGTCAACTCATTTTTAGTTAAGAGCAATTGTAAAAGgtcaataaaattacaataatgtgGATGTGTTTGTAAATCTATGGAGTGGAGCAGCAATATCAGGTGCCATACTTGGAGTGGtgatgggtttttctttttaattactattatgcAGGGGAGATGATGGATTGCTGCTACTATGTGAATACAACTTCGAATTTGCTTAACatttgctattttttctttttttaattccctCTTCAAAATggcgttctttttttttttcataggatGAGGAGGGTTTAGTGAcaatttgtgtttgttttaagGTAATGGATGCAAGAGGTGGGAAGTCACTAGCTTTGTTTCCGGCTAAATTTCAGAAGAGTATGTGGATAAAAAGAGGTATGTTTCAGAGAGAATTCAAGTCATAGTTTGACATTCATTTGGCCGTTTTGGTGAATTGGGTCTTGGATTGAATGGCTCTAATTTGACCTCCATTAATTGATTGGAGAAGTGTTGGCAGTATCTTAACTGCTTTGTTGTGTATGCAGGAAGTTTTGTCGTGGTTGATGAAAGTGGTAAGGAAAAGGCTTTGGAGTCAGGCAGCAAAGTGGCATGTATTGTTTCTCAAGTTCTCTTTTATGAACATGTCCGTGTGCTTCAGAGATCTCCTGAATGGTCACTTTTCTTCACCACATACTGCTCGAAATTGTCGTTAACAATAACCTCTATGATACCACTTCTGTGTTTTTCTAGAGTAGTCAATTTTCCTTAAAGAGTTGAACTCAACAGAGACATGCACACATCTTTTAATCCGAAGCAGCATGTGTCGCCAATAGTTTAAGTTCAAAATATACTGCAAGCTTCTGCTAATTATTTGCTTGTGCCATgtgcttttctttctctttttattgctCCTATATCATTCAGGTTTTTTCACATATGTGTTCTCGTCCAATGCAGGCCAGAGATTTTCAAATCTACAGCTCTGGATGATTCTAGTGGAAGTCTGAACATAACCAATGGCCAACTTGAAGAGAATGAGCTTGAATCAAGTGATGATGATGGGCTTCCTCCATTAGAAGCAAATATGAACAGAATCAAGCCACCAGAATGGGAACAATCTGATACAGAGTTCAATTCAGGATCAGATACGGATTCTTAACTTTATGACATAGGAAACCCTTGCAGCGATAGATTCTTGTCCAACATTACATTACATTAAATGCTGATGAAGAAAAATGTGTATTTGTTGAAACATTGATTATTATTTGCTGGAAATTGGGTTTTTTAAGCATGCCCATGATGCTCAACATTAAGCACGTGAACTGAGCTGAGACTCGCAGCCTTCTCCGAGTCCAACTACTTTCCCATGTGAACAATCCTTGCAAAATCTGTGGCACGGTacgcagtttttttttttgtttttttttttcaatgtatatAGTAGTGCTATATGCAATTGCTGAATCCAGCGTTTTATTTCTAAATGGGCATGGTGCTGTATGGAATTGCTGCATCTCGTAATTGCTAGTTTGCTACCTCTCTCCAGCTTTATCATATTTATTGGGCTAAATTGTAAACCCATCCGCTCtgaatttaagttaaaaaatatctatgatTTCCCACCCTAAACAATATGAATTTCTGAATTTGCCCCAAAATTATTTAACGAAAGTTCATAAAAATCCCATTATCCTagagtttggttattttttcattttgtaataTACTTTAGAACCTTGATTAAATTAGATTAATAATGctctcatatattttattttcatactaACATAGATAACCAACCTTGTCTTCTCCAAACTCATAGCCCTTGATGACAATTGTTTTTTCTCATAATAGTAGATAAATTTCACCAAAATCTCAGCTTTTTTCGTTTTTTAATGAAATCGCTAACACAAGACTAGACTTCACCTTAAACACTCCACAACACAAACTAGAGAAGAACTAGATAGATGGCTTGCGCGATGTCagtttttttatgaatgcaTTGCGAGTTTCATTAGATAGGCGAACAAacagttaaaaacaaaaacagcacAATCAATCAATTGTGGATGCAAAGTCTAAGATAGTGAAATTTGTGTGAACCGAAATGCAATGGCTTCTTCATTTCCAAATTTAGCAGTTGAATAAATAAGAGTAAAACAAATAAGATTACATCAACAAATTCACATGATGACAACATAAGGCAACTCTGCCAAACtttctttaaaaatcaaacctgGAACCCTGGCTGCCGCGGAGCTTTAGTGGTGCCTGACAAAgatttcatgaaaaaagaagcaatccaaaaagaaacagaggaggCTGAATGAGAGCCTGCGGAGGAAAACGACGGAGGAACGGGAACGAAGGGATTCGTTTTTGCTGCTCAAGCAACGCAAAAAATGCAGCTAATCTTCCTGAGCCCTCTCAAAAGTGCCAAGATAAGGTTTCATTGCTAGTTGGCTGTCTGGCTCTCCTTCCATCTTTTCCCCTGAATTCAACATTAGTCAAGAAAAATTTTTCCTTGCAATGATTTGACATGAACCAACATTTGTGTCTAGCTAAAATGAGCAAGAAGAAAGtgtgtttttctctttatacttagtatttttattattttacacttgttttatttattattattttttatcatctttattttttaatagttttttcctctttttttttcattacacttttttttggaaaaaaaaatatattttttatattttacagtttgaatatttatttatcactttattcttgttttatttataccatttttttgttcgtatctttatttttttgtaatttttttcatctttatacttttatttttgaaaaaaaaaattaaataaagactaaaaaaaatagtgtttcaCTATAGCAATTGCAACATTGTTTCATTCTTCTGCTacgttaaaaattaacttgagatcttcaatgtttttattaatgcatatgatctttactatattttattatatatacgaATCAACTTTTTGATTTGTGGTTATGTTTGttactcaatattaaaaaatgtcaTAATAACACTTACACATTGATGTTtttgtgttagaaaaaaaattacttgatctGCAGCCAAACGAGTTGAATAAACACATtaacactttgttttttttttttttttttttgtatatattaacACATATAGttctcaatatatttaattaaatacatgcataggtcttttgatttatattcaaattaaaaaaaaaacatttgaaaagcttgcatatttatttgtttttttccaaaaaaatcctACCATGGCAAAATGCGGGTCAAATAACTAGTAAGATCTAAAACGTGTGGGAAGAAATTATTGTAGCAATCCAAGATAAAATTACCTTTTTGtccttttcaaaacaaaataaataactacCTATTGAgagtaatatgattttttttatagggtcaTATTGATTATTACCATATTAATGGGGATGAATTggtctttttgtatttttaaggtATAGTACAATGAATACATTAAAAATTGATGCCCgtgttttcaatttcttatacATAGTAAAATGTCTAAATTTATTCTAAAACCTTAAATCTCATTTGCTTGTGTTCAAGTGAGCTTAGGTAATTTCATTaaggcttatatatatatatatatatatatatatatatattatatatatatattatatatatatatatatatatatatataatcatgttatAAAAGGGAAacatagtatttttaaaattctaatattattttaaaaaaattattgacgaGTATAGTACATGTGGGCCCATCTTGTGCCTTTAGGCAGCTTATGGATGGGCTTCAACCAGCCAAATAGTGGCTTTTAAAGCGGTTAAATAGTAGCTTTTAAGGCAATTTAAAATCTTCTCAATCACCCCTTTATCTCTAGAGAGTGTGCATGACTTACTAACCTCTAGTTTGGTGTTGGTGggcttcttttttctctttttttccctttcttttctttcttttacttgGTTTTCACGTCTCTCTTTGCAATGCTTTGAAATAGCCTTTTAGTTTATCTACCCTTCAGATTtagtccatgttttttttattactattttttaatttaaaataatttatgaaattataatttttctcaatttcatcttactttaattttttctatctgTCATATTTGGccccctattttttttattactatttgtttttttgaggtaatttttgtaattgatttctttttacaaTCTCATTCTCTTTCAGTTTTTTCCCTATCAATTTTGatacttatttgtttttattgttatttcatttatttttgctgatttttttaattgatatactttttgtttaatttcatctttcactATAAATTAGTTGGGAATTGAGATTCTTTATTGAGCCTAAGTTTAGGATTTTACGGGGTGTGAGTTTAGGAGATTAACCCAGGTTTAAAAGATTTgtccggtttttttttttgttgctttttttgaagtttttttagcttaatccttcaacatttatttaatagaaGATTGGgctccattaattttttttataggatctttcattaattttgaaaataacatgggttgttttaggtttttttatttgattaaatataagtatAAGTATGGAGACAAGTCATGAGATTTTAGTATTAAGTAAATACTATTAACCCATcagccaaattttttttttttgagtgcaAGGAAAAGTTTGAGTGTAGCCCGCAACATAGCACAAGCCTCGTAGCTAGTAGAAACATCTAAATCATGTAGGGTTTCTTTGCAGCGATCCACAatgctcttttctttttctttatcctttttttttctctatatagccatggaattttgtttcttcaattgtatctttttatcaaaaattattaaggagggataaaattgaaacaaaggGGACTACAATATAAAACAAGGAGAAAATAAGTGATGGTTTCAAATATAAGGCAAAAAGTTCTTTTTGATCCTCTTACTCTTTACATCATAACTTTTTAGTCcctcaatatttcaaaaattcaagtaTGGTACAAAACTTTTTCATGTATGATTAAGATTCTTTTATGTCAAAAAAGCATGCTGAAAAAgcatgcatatttatttttttattaaaaaaattcattcgactCGCAATGAAATACATGTCATTTATTTCTATGAGctgagaaagaaagaggaacTACGAAGGGTTTTAAGATTTTTGTAGTCAAATTCTCTCTATAAaaccttatttaaaaaatcatattattcaaGAACGTTGAttgtatcttaaaaaaaaaaaaagcatatatttTGTTGTTGATGGAAAGGGTTTGTTTTGTGACTTTAGTACAATTTAGCTAATTGGTGGtagatatattaaataaaaaaaatcacattggTTTACCAAAAAGTGTTAGACATGGTTTAATATTGTACGAGATGTATGCCCACGCGCTGCCGCgggcttataaaacaaatatagttaatagtgttataattgtgaaccaacgctagataagtaatagaaactaaaagTATGATGAAACTAATATTTCAtgacggaaaaaaaaattgtgttggtaatcaaaacttagagactgaacaaaatgatttgtagcaattCATAGTATTTTAAGAGGAAAGATACACGGCTttcgccacatgatttagcttttttgttaataaaaagcaaaaaaaattacaaagctaaattctcaatcaacttaatattaaaaaaaaccaacaaagataattttggaaggaaaaaaacctataaggaaaaacgttgtagcaattgataatgttttgtgaggaaaactatagtgttttttccaataaaataaaataaaaaaccatttagaaaaatactgtagcaatccatagtgttttgtgagaaaaactacaacgctttccccacatgatttagctttattgtaattataattcttaaccaacttaatattaaaaaaaaatggacaaagataattttggaaaaaataataataaaatcatatggaaaaacactgcaataattcatagtgttttaaagaaaaaaataattataaagttaaattcttaataagctcaatattaaaaaaatcaaatcgacaaagacaattttagaaaaaaaaatattaaaagaaaacacaaaaaaaggggaaaaatcatgttggaaacactgtagcaattcatagtgttttgtgatgaaagctacagtacttccccacatgatttaaccttatttgtaatgacttgtaATAGTAATTTCCAACAATGTTTTAT
This genomic stretch from Populus alba chromosome 19, ASM523922v2, whole genome shotgun sequence harbors:
- the LOC118035334 gene encoding uncharacterized protein produces the protein MKGGRKNMKRAAVAEEHNLSLEDGQSIMQVVSLRGSNLIEVMDARGGKSLALFPAKFQKSMWIKRGSFVVVDESGKEKALESGSKVACIVSQVLFYEHVRVLQRSPEWPEIFKSTALDDSSGSLNITNGQLEENELESSDDDGLPPLEANMNRIKPPEWEQSDTEFNSGSDTDS